One region of Theileria equi strain WA chromosome 4 map unlocalized gcontig_1105316255039, whole genome shotgun sequence genomic DNA includes:
- a CDS encoding conserved hypothetical protein (encoded by transcript BEWA_051580A), producing the protein MLYTYSCIYLVYLLQIYYTQSLLLNNNGSQSHANEGFRGQIIAKYTPLFINHTRLGRRFDNPYKSSRTSNRENHNGYPSINCDYGYDHAVNISPLFSNKANSGTDDVEKEISSIYSDLKNKKYTFNDLQKRLVDEGISLYGCNKPDDVIKRVAELNVYGKENLESRLLESDPDYTLVAQKYLGKYTQEYSACTNNERKVFISSLVDGLKTFDIDTVNLDDLQIVNLYAKLQAKRNINNKLPAAKHENEGKQTIECYKSEVDSIFTAYINIKDNKDLRDDYISSVREELLSSGVDISDCHGDEQLINRLAYTRVFPQVEEAPKVPPARKIKRIRNTNLGPFNAFSIFGDSFKELFDDSMMNDDQGNFFEGFMSDLHGDNMMDGMNLGNGFSILKDLASMFGLNNGFSQQVKFSTEDKNVRNEDVNRNFKAAEDVEEESEHIETDPSLLVLQQKAQLSGDTNLQSMINKSIQNPEMRRILKMAVNEGYDKAREASKNDRTLLYILEKLNDKHLF; encoded by the exons ATGTTGTATACATACTCTTGTATATATCTAGTATACcttttacaaatttattaCACCCAGAGTTTGCTCCTTAACAACAACGGATCGCAAAGCCATGCAAATGAAGGTTTTAGAGGTCAAATTATAGCTAAATATACACCATTATTCATAAATCACACAAGGCTTGGTAGAAGGTTCGATAATCCATATAAAAGCTCGCGTACTAGCAACCGTGAAAACCATAATGGATATCCCAGCATAAATTGCGACTATGGATATGACCATGCGGTAAACATTAGTCCATTATTCTCAAACAAAGCCAATTCTGGTACTGATGACGTAGAGAAGGAGATTTCCTCCATATATTCTGATTTAAAGAACAAAAAATACACCTTTAACGACCTTCAAAAGAGGCTAGTGGATGAGGGAATATCGTTATATGGCTGTAATAAACCGGATGATGTTATAAAACGAGTAGCTGAGCTGAATGTTTATGGAAAGGAGAATCTTGAAAGCAGACTACTGGAAAGTGATCCAGATTATACATTAGTTGCGCAGAAATATCTTGGAAAGTATACACAGGAATATAGTGCCTGCACAAATAATGAAAGAAAAGTGTTTATTTCCTCATTGGTCGACGGCCTAAAAACATTCGATATAGATACAGTCAATTTGGATGACCTGCAAATTGTGAATCTCTACGCCAAGTTGCAAGCCAAAagaaatataaacaataaACTTCCTGCTGCAAA ACACGAAAATGAGGGAAAACAAACAATTGAGTGTTACAAGAGTGAAGTAGATTCCATTTTCACAGCATATATTAATATTAAAGATAACAAAGATTTAAGG GATGACTATATATCTTCAGTCAGGGAAGAACTTTTAAGCTCCGGAGTTGATATCTCTGACTGCCACGGTGATGAACAACTCATAAACAGGCTAGCTTACACACGTGTTTTCCCTCAAGTAGAGGAGGCTCCAAAGGTTCCACCTGCAAGAAAAATTAAAAGAATAAGGAATACTAACTTGGGCCCTTTTAATGCGTTTTCTATTTTCGGTGATTCATTCAAGGAGCTTTTTGATGATTCCATGATGAATGATGATCAAG GAAACTTTTTTGAGGGTTTCATGAGTGATTTACACGGTGACAATATGATGGACGGCATGAATTTGGGCAATGGATTTTCAATTTTGAAGGATTTAGCATCAATGTTTGGATTAAATAACGGATTTTCCCAACAAGTAAAATTTTCTAcagaagataaaaatgttAGAAATGAGGATGTAAACAGAAATTTTAAAGCGGCAGAAGATGTAGAAGAAG AGAGTGAACATATCGAAACCGACCCATCTTTGCTAGTTCTACAGCAAAAGGCCCAACTTTCAGGGGATACAAATCTGCAAAGCATGATAAACAAATCCATCCAG AATCCCGAGATGAGAAGGATACTCAAAATGGCTGTAAATGAAGGCTATGACAAGGCTAGAGAAGCTTCCAAGAATGATCGCACGTTATTGTATATTTTAGAAAAACTCAACGACAAACACCTCTTTTAA
- a CDS encoding hypothetical protein (encoded by transcript BEWA_051590A) produces MEDINETNGYSYYAQSYIIDYYSSLQDKGNSQHEDADSNNTGFLQTPDYSVLGFNPYSNNSWYGDHASREFAQTLQPPFEGIISMNNFSETGNNSFNYQHRDIYRGYNTHISFVDHMDIAANQYGYVQGQPVKQSHKDQSCFKPVFSKGSRKKGIRNVGL; encoded by the coding sequence ATGGAAGATATCAATGAAACAAATGGGTATTCTTACTATGCCCAGAGTTACATCATTGATTACTACTCTTCCCTACAGGACAAGGGGAATTCCCAGCATGAAGATGCAGACAGCAACAATACAGGATTTCTTCAAACTCCTGACTACTCAGTGCTAGGCTTTAATCCATACTCGAATAATAGTTGGTATGGAGATCATGCAAGCAGAGAATTTGCACAAACACTTCAACCACCCTTTGAGGGTATAATCTCCATGAACAATTTTTCAGAGACTGGAAACAACTCATTCAACTACCAACACAGAGACATATATAGAGGTTATAATACGCACATAAGCTTTGTGGACCATATGGATATTGCTGCAAATCAGTATGGCTATGTTCAGGGTCAACCAGTCAAACAATCGCATAAAGATCAAAGTTGTTTCAAACCAGttttctccaaaggaagCAGGAAAAAAGGTATAAGGAATGTAGGTTTATAA